From a single Mus musculus strain C57BL/6J chromosome 12, GRCm38.p6 C57BL/6J genomic region:
- the Zbtb25 gene encoding zinc finger and BTB domain-containing protein 25: protein MDTASHSLVLLQQLNMQREFGFLCDCTVAIGDVYFKAHRAVLAAFSNYFKMIFIHQTSECIKIQPADIQPDIFSYLLHIMYTGKGPKQIVDHSRLEEGIRFLHADYLSHIATEMNQVFSPETVQTSNLYGIQISTTQKTAVKQGLEIKETPPSSSGNRAAVPGDHPQLQLSLAIGLDDGSGAEQQRTHPAAQAVEEHQKPPVSIKQERCDPESVISQSHSSSSSEVTGPSFTENSIKVHLCHYCGERFESRSNLRQHLHTHVSRSLPFGVPASILESNDLGEVHPLSDSSEALECRRLSSFIVKENEQQQPSPEHSSRGTSEPLQISQVSLISKDTEPVELNCNFSFSRKRKISCTICGHKFLRKSQLLEHMYTHKGKSYRYNRCQRFGNSLAQRFQQYCDSWPDVPLKSSRLSQEHLDLPCALESELTQAGVDTILVE from the exons ATGGATACTGCTAGCCATAGCCTTGTGCTTCTGCAGCAGCTGAACATGCAGCGAGAATTCGGCTTTCTGTGTGACTGCACAGTTGCTATTGGGGATGTTTACTTCAAAGCCCACAGAGCAGTGCTTGCTGCCTTTTCTAACTACTTCAAGATGATTTTTATTCACCAAACAAG tGAATGCATAAAAATACAACCAGCTGACATCCAGCCCGATATATTCAGCTACTTGTTGCATATTATGTACACAGGAAAAGGGCCAAAACAGATTGTGGATCATAGTCGTTTGGAGGAAGGGATCCGATTTCTTCACGCTGACTACCTTTCTCACATTGCAACTGAAATGAATCAAgtgttctcaccagagactgtgcaGACATCTAATTTGTATGGTATTCAGATTTCAACAACCCAGAAAACAGCTGtcaaacaagggctggagatcAAAGAAACTCCTCCCAGTAGCAGTGGAAACAGAGCTGCTGTCCCAGGTGACCACCCCCAGCTGCAGCTCTCTCTGGCAATTGGGCTAGATGATGGCAGCGGTGCGGAGCAGCAGAGGACCCATCCTGCTGCCCAGGCCGTGGAGGAGCACCAGAAGCCCCCAGTGTCCATCAAGCAGGAGAGATGTGATCCAGAGTCTGTGATCTCCCAAAGCCACTCCTCATCCTCATCAGAGGTGACTGGCCCCTCTTTTACAGAAAACAGTATCAAAGTCCACTTATGCCATTACTGTGGGGAGCGCTTTGAATCCCGAAGTAACCTGAGACAACACCTCCATACCCACGTGTCCAGATCTCTCCCGTTCGGTGTCCCTGCTTCCATTTTGGAAAGTAATGACCTTGGTGAAGTGCATCCACTTAGTGACAGCAGTGAGGCTCTTGAATGCCGGAGGCTCAGCTCCTTCATTGTCAAGGAGAATGAGCAGCAGCAGCCATCACCTGAGCACTCGAGCCGAGGCACCTCAGAGCCTTTGCAGATTAGTCAAGTATCTTTGATCTCCAAAGACACAGAGCCAGTAGAATTaaactgtaatttttctttttcaaggaaaagaaaaatcagttgtACCATCTGTGGTCATAAATTTCTTCGAAAGAGCCAGTTACTggaacacatgtatacacacaaaggtAAATCCTACAGATATAACCGTTGCCAAAGGTTTGGAAACTCATTGGCCCAGAGGTTTCAGCAGTATTGTGACAGCTGGCCCGATGTCCCCTTAAAAAGCTCTCGCTTGTCACAAGAACATTTAGACTTGCCTTGTGCCTTAGAGTCAGAGCTCACACAAGCGGGTGTGGACACCATCCTCGTTGAGTAG
- the Zbtb25 gene encoding zinc finger and BTB domain-containing protein 25 isoform X4 — protein MNQVFSPETVQTSNLYGIQISTTQKTAVKQGLEIKETPPSSSGNRAAVPGDHPQLQLSLAIGLDDGSGAEQQRTHPAAQAVEEHQKPPVSIKQERCDPESVISQSHSSSSSEVTGPSFTENSIKVHLCHYCGERFESRSNLRQHLHTHVSRSLPFGVPASILESNDLGEVHPLSDSSEALECRRLSSFIVKENEQQQPSPEHSSRGTSEPLQISQVSLISKDTEPVELNCNFSFSRKRKISCTICGHKFLRKSQLLEHMYTHKGKSYRYNRCQRFGNSLAQRFQQYCDSWPDVPLKSSRLSQEHLDLPCALESELTQAGVDTILVE, from the coding sequence ATGAATCAAgtgttctcaccagagactgtgcaGACATCTAATTTGTATGGTATTCAGATTTCAACAACCCAGAAAACAGCTGtcaaacaagggctggagatcAAAGAAACTCCTCCCAGTAGCAGTGGAAACAGAGCTGCTGTCCCAGGTGACCACCCCCAGCTGCAGCTCTCTCTGGCAATTGGGCTAGATGATGGCAGCGGTGCGGAGCAGCAGAGGACCCATCCTGCTGCCCAGGCCGTGGAGGAGCACCAGAAGCCCCCAGTGTCCATCAAGCAGGAGAGATGTGATCCAGAGTCTGTGATCTCCCAAAGCCACTCCTCATCCTCATCAGAGGTGACTGGCCCCTCTTTTACAGAAAACAGTATCAAAGTCCACTTATGCCATTACTGTGGGGAGCGCTTTGAATCCCGAAGTAACCTGAGACAACACCTCCATACCCACGTGTCCAGATCTCTCCCGTTCGGTGTCCCTGCTTCCATTTTGGAAAGTAATGACCTTGGTGAAGTGCATCCACTTAGTGACAGCAGTGAGGCTCTTGAATGCCGGAGGCTCAGCTCCTTCATTGTCAAGGAGAATGAGCAGCAGCAGCCATCACCTGAGCACTCGAGCCGAGGCACCTCAGAGCCTTTGCAGATTAGTCAAGTATCTTTGATCTCCAAAGACACAGAGCCAGTAGAATTaaactgtaatttttctttttcaaggaaaagaaaaatcagttgtACCATCTGTGGTCATAAATTTCTTCGAAAGAGCCAGTTACTggaacacatgtatacacacaaaggtAAATCCTACAGATATAACCGTTGCCAAAGGTTTGGAAACTCATTGGCCCAGAGGTTTCAGCAGTATTGTGACAGCTGGCCCGATGTCCCCTTAAAAAGCTCTCGCTTGTCACAAGAACATTTAGACTTGCCTTGTGCCTTAGAGTCAGAGCTCACACAAGCGGGTGTGGACACCATCCTCGTTGAGTAG